Part of the Pan paniscus chromosome 3, NHGRI_mPanPan1-v2.0_pri, whole genome shotgun sequence genome is shown below.
atgtagaaatattaaaagtaaacagCTTGCATAGTAATTTTACTataattatatcaaactaaaaatatatagacaTTTTCCCACAGGGAGTGCTATTAATGGTTTTTGGATATTAGCACTCCATGGGTTCAGGCTGGAAGAGTGAGAGCCTACAACCTTTTCTGGattaaaagagaaacaatttcTTGGTaaggcggctcatgcctgtaatcccagcacgttgggaggcggaggctggtggatcacctgagtttgaggccaacctggccaaagtgacaaaactctgtctctactaacaatacaagaaaaaaaaaaaattagccaggcatagcagtacatgcctgtagtcccagctacttgggaggctgaggcatgagaattgtttgaacccaggaagcagagattgcagtgagctaagattgtgccactgcactccagtctgggtaacatagcaagactgtctcaaaaaaaaacaaaaaacaaaaaaggagcacataattttatatttacttttctacaaTCTAAAATATGCAAATTCACGATTACATTCTAATGTTTTTCTGATTATATAGAAACGCACGACTGTCATCAGACATCCAAAAGGCATCAAATGTCtaacatgaaatataaaatttgtctATAGTCTTAGCGGTCTGCAAAATTCAGGGCTCACCATTCTGAGTATACCGCTCAAGTTTCTTTCCTATGACTTCTTCAGGTTCTGTCATTTATTAACACAGTGTGTCTAAAATTGTCACTGCTGGTCATCTGGAAGAATCTGAGAAGAAGCAGATCCTTGTTCTCATTCCCAGAGCTGCATCTCTGCTGAATAGGGTCAGGGTGCTCACAGCTTAGCCTCATCTGATCCACTGACAGTCTCAGTTATCTCCTGCCCAGGGAAGGGATGGGCTTCTCTATCCAGGGCTGAATCCCTAGGACCAGGCAGTGTGGCTGGGACAAGCCAGCTCTCAGCAGGGAAGACATAAGCTGCCTGGGTGGCCATGGAATACAAGGTCTGCACCTGGGCACACAGAGGCCCCCGGAGCCGAGTGAGCAGTGTCAGCTGCTCACAGGTCAGTGGAGAATGGATCTGCTGTGCCCACACCTGGGCTAGGTCTTGATAAACAGCCTCTGACATAGCTCGCACAGAGGTCACCAAGCTTTTTCGAATTGACGGTGTTTGGACTCCTAGGGCCCGAGACCTATGCCGCTTGCTGCGCCCAGTGCAAGCCCTGGAACGTCCCCTATGGTGGGCATCACAGGTCTCCTGGATTTCACTGTTGTGCACAGCAGTGGAGGATCTTGATTTTTTATTCAACGACAAGCTGCACTCCTTTTCTGGACAGTTCCCTGCAAAGAAAGCATGTGAGAGACTCACCAGAGCAGTCCCCACAGACCCTGATTTCCAGAACCCCCTGTACACCCAGGTGAACCCCACTTGTCTCTCCCACTCCTTCCTGACCATCTCAGCACTGGAATGAAGTGAGGCTGAACCCCTTGTGAGTCCCCAAATATTCTCAGAGTGCTAAGATCTCAAAAATTTACTTGTCAATAAGTAACTCCCTTTCCGCTCAAGCCTCGTATAAAAGTTTCCTGATTATTTGCCTTTTGGggcaaaccaaaaacaaaaaaaccaccaccaccaccaacaaacaCCAAGATTCTACCTGCTGTGTCTTGGCAGCTGTCCTTggaactgatttttcttttcctgcagttTTCCGGATATGAGCTGGACTCTGGTTCTGTGAACACAATGAGAGTTTGAGAAAGTGCCTCCAACTGAACACCCTGAAATTCCTAGTCCATCCTGGACACACAGGAGCTGAGGTTACCACCAAACCCCAGCTCTCTTCTGTTCTCCAGTGTCCAGGATCTGTACGGCCCTGGCTGCCAAGGAGCTCCCAGTTTCCTTGCCAGGGGAGCCTGTGTTGCTTCCCTGTCCCTTCTCACCTTGAAAGAGTCAAATCTTACCTGATCCAGCAGTGCTGTTCCCAGCCTTGAGCTTGGTTTCCTTAGAATTCTCCTTGTTTGGATTGGGCTCCGATCCTGCTGCAAAAGAAAGTTTAGATGACTCACCTCTCCCTAGGCAGAGTCCCATAGTCTATCTCTGATGCATTTTTGCGAATCAGTCTTTCATGTGAAGCTCTTCTGCCAGTGTCACGAGTGAACACATTTCTCAAGTCCCCTGAGGGCACTAAGCCATTTCCCATCCccaaatctcaaaataaaaccCTGCTAAAGACACAGCTCAGTATCCCTGATTCCAACCCTCCTTCCAGCCTCTATAGGAGCAGCCCAAGGCCTTACCTTGCCTTTGTGTGTGCTTCTCACTGGAATGGGAGAAGGCGGTCTTGCCTTTTTCTTTGAATGGTTTCTTCTCATCTGAGCCCTTTTCTGTAAAGGAGATCTGTTGGAAAGGGGGCTGGTCAGTGGAGCACTGGATGGAGGAGCAGTGGAGATCGTGgtcttcatttccctttcccaTGTTGAAGCTCAAGCGAAAGGTGCGCTCTCTCTCACGTCCAAAGGCAGAGTGTGGGTTAGTCTGCTAGACCTGCCTTTTATACATCCCTCGGCTGGGCGTGGCTTACTCTTATTGGCTGAAGAGTTTTCTCATTCCTGCTGCTTCTTAGAGCCTCAATCAGAAGTTTCTTGCTGTAGTTCTACTGGGGACCTAGATACAGTTAAAGGGAGACATTTTCAGGATCCTGTCATGGTGTCCAGAAAACAAAGAACCGGGAGCACAGGGACCGGAAAATCGGGGAACCATTTCTCCCTATTTCTGTCCCAGTTCCTACCTGGAAGGATTTATGATCCTGTTCACCTTTCAAGATGCACAATTAAACATGCCTATATtgtcatatgttatatattttgcacagaaagagaatttattATACATAGTGTTAACATTGTATGCATAGATATTATAATTTCTTAAATGCTTGGAAACAACACATGTCAAATTATGGTTGATTGTATTAGATTCACACatatatgatgaaataaaaatgcagagaaaaaataaataccaaatgaAATGGCCCTTCCTACCTTAAAAATGGGGAAGATAATTAGatcaaatgcaataaaattgaattgaTTAGGTTGAGCCAGTGCTAACCTAATTAGCCCCCGATTCCTGAGGTAGCAAAAAGTCTCGGTGGAAAAACTTTCCCCCCTTCTCACCCTTCCTCAGTCATCCTGGGAGCGCCATTGTGTTCTGTGGACTTtgttcagcctccctagtaaaaATGGACTTGGTCTCAAACAGGTAACCCAACTGATCACAAGAAAAACAGCCTAGATTCTGAACATCAGCTCCTGTCTTCACACTGCGGACACCACCTGAATCCCGTCAAAGCCCACATTGTTTCTCAACATCCACCAGCAAGACGTATTCCAGGGCAGCCTCTCAAAACTGCCTCAGTGAGACGGGGCAAGGTGTGGTGGAGCTCCAGGTTCAGAATAGCTGCCTCATCCCTTCCTACTGCGGTGGAGTCTGTCTCTGCTGGTCAGAGCCCTCCAACTAGCCTAGTCTATGTCCAAGCAAGTGTCCCCTAAAAGGACCTTCTTGTCTCCCCCTCTGCTGAGGAAAGCATGCAGGAATGAGACCTTCTATGTTAAGGAGTACTCAGCCTCCAGTCCCAAATGACTTGATTGACTGATGAACTGATTCCTTGAGGAGGAGAAAGACACAGGGAAGAGACTGTGTTGGGTGAGTCTGTGTTTTCCCAGCTGTGCTGCCTGTGCAAATAGCGGAACGAAAAAATAATTAGTGGTAGACAGACACTGCCCAGTGAAATTGTCTGAATGTAAATGGAACTTATCATAATatgatatcattatatattataatattatgatataaaatttatttgacatctaaataaattttgatatattatgaaataatatataaaatttggtcaggtaattttataaattttgtaaCAACATTAACATATAAACTCAATAGAAAGCTAGGAAAATTGTCTGCTCTTGTGTAAATGACTGCTTTTTGGATAACTCTGTAAAAGCTGTGAAGAGGGGTCTGCTACTTACGTGATAGTAAGTACTTGATAAGACATCGACTTCCACATCTTTGCTGTTTTTAACCAGTGCCCTCTCAAGATATGAGAATATTTTACTCTAAGAAAGTGTTTTCATAGATATCGTAATaggaattttgttaattttagttaataaattattataacatTTACTGATAATTAATAATTTATGTCATTGTTAAAATATATTCCTACAGAGAACATATTACCCATGTGTTTTGATTTGTCCTTTAATCTcaggtaaattttttaaatttttatttattaaattctatttattttagacaAAAGAGACCTTGTAACTGCCATATGATGTACTTTCTTAGAAAGAGAAATTCTCAGGCAAAACTCAggcctggccgggcacggtggcttatgcctgtaatcccagcactttgcgaggccaaggctggtggatcaccttaggtcaggagttcaaggctagcctagccaacataaggaaaccccatctgcactaaaaatacaaaaaaaaaaaaaaattagctgaatgtggtggctcacgcctgtaatcccagctagttgggaggcagaaggattgcttgaacccaggaggcagaagttttggtgagccgagatcacaccactgcactccagctgggagacagagcaaaactgcatctcaaaaaaagaaaaaactcaggcTTATTTTTATCAAAATCTAGATTGTAAATAACATTTCTAGGTGTCctctattttaaataacatttctagGTGTCCTCTTTCAAtaaaaatccaaatcaaaacaaacaaaaaatttctaGGTAATTCATATGAATATTAATAACTGTTAAATTGGgtacttttatttttaggagagggATTGTTATAAGGATGTTTGATGTGTCAAACATGTACAGTTAAAATTGTAcctttttttgacagagcctcactctgtccctctggaaggagtgcagtggtgcaatcacagctcactgcagccttgacctcccagactccagtgatcctcccaagtcagtctcccaaatagctgtgactacaagtgtgcaccactatgcccaactaacttttaaaaaattattgtagagatgaggtctcactctcttgccccaGTGAGGCCTtgttgtgttgcctaggctggcctcaaactcctgagctctggcTTCCAAAGTGATGAGGTTACgaatgtgagccaccgtgcccagccaagattagACCTTTCAATGAGTGCACAtcttacctcaaaaaaaaaaaaaaaaagaaaagaaaagaaacttattaAAAGATAAAGTCTGAGTTAAAAATGGGTTCAcattaatgatttttaatttgGTACTTCTATTGTTAAAAGAGGGATTGCTTATATGGGTGTGTTTATGTGTAAAAAGCTAGTTAAGGTcgaatctttatttattttttttttgagacagagtctcactctgtcacccaagctgatgtgcagtggcacaatcacaactcactgtagcctcaaactcgtAGAATCAAGGGATCCTGCTATGTcaacatcccaagtagctggaactacaggcgggcaccaccgcacctgattaatttaaaaaaaaatttaataaagatgtggtctcactatgctgcccaggctgctctcaaactcctgacctcaaatgatcctcctgccttgtcattccaaagtgatgggattacacaGGCTTAAGCCATTGTGCTCAGCCAAGATTTTACCTTCAATGAGCACACATTTTacaccacaaaaaataataataaataacaaagtcTGTATGAGAAATGAGTTGAAGTATAGATAACACAAAATTGGCATGTTATTAGTTGTTGTTGAGCCTGGGTAACAGGCCTATTgtactgtttcttttattttgtgtatgttttaaattttctgtaataaaacaTGCATAATAATACAAAGTTGATCTACACTGTTAGCTCTTAAGATCTTAGTGACTTTGGgggagcaaaagagagaaagTGGTTGCCAGGACATCCGTGAAGCTGGTTCTATTTCTAGATTGCACACGTGTGTTCACTTTGTAATAATTCATTGAACTTTACATGATTTCTTTGTATACGTCTTTCTGCATgaatgttatacatatataaaaatttaaatattacctATTTGCACaaaattttaacttcatatcTCAGAATAATAGCACCGTTTTGTACTGTTTTAAAGTGGGACATGTTTGCTCAGGGCATCATCAGATGGATATTAATATTCCAAGGTATTTACTTATGTTGTAACACTTCGGTGACCTTCTAGGTCTTCCCATGTTTACATCAATTTAGTAAGTaagatagttttaattttttagggtataggccaagcacggtggctcatgcctacactctcagctctttgggaggccaaggcaggaggatcatttgagtccagtattttgagtttttttaggATGCAATTATTATTCAGCAAAGTCCTCTCCCCACGGTGAGGTTCAGCAATGCAAGGGCACCTAGTGCATATTATGCATTTGGTATGAGTAGAACTGGATTGAATCAGGAATAAAATATGTAGCAGAGGTCAGTTCGGCAAGGAAAAGTAGGTAATGCAGGTAAGATCAGAAGAGCACAACCCAGCAGcaaatctttccatttatttcaggAACCCGTTTGCCACTAGTTCACCGGAAGAGGCTGATTTAAACCATTCATTTCAGGAAACCATTTGCCACTAGTTCATCTGAAGAAGCTGATTTAAAGCAGCAGTTTGGGGGCTTGGTTGTACCCCATAGTCACCCAGAGAGCTTTAAACAGCACTATGGCTCAGGTCCCACTGCAGGGATTCTGAGTTCACTTATCTATTGCCTTTTGAGTTTAGGTAATTTTAAAAGCCTCCCTGGTGATTCCTGTGTGCACCCAGGGGGAACAACTGCTGGTTCGGGATGAGAAATGCATTTGCTGTGCATGCATTCCATGTGTGCAGCGGTGATTTGCCCCATGGCCACTCCTGAGTTTGGGGTCTTAGAAAATACACTTGTCctgttaaaaatcaaaaaacaacttCAAGACACACTCAGCTGTTTGACTAAAATGCAGCAGGAGAAAATATCTTCTCAAAAGATGTATCTGGATGGCACTTGCTTTCAGAGTAAAAGGTGGTTTCAAGCACAATATAGCACTTTTTTTCTATAGGCTTTCAAGGCCTTTTACTATCATATCCTTATGAATCACAGGAATAAAAAAATCATAGTTATATAACTGTCAAATATtgtattaggaaaaaaattaagggcATGTCTTCCATGCTCAGGTATCCTGATTAAAATCAGTTAAGACCCATCTGcccggggtggtggctcacacctataattccagcactttgaaaggcagaggctggaggatcacttgagctcaggagttcaagaccagcatgctCAACACagaaaaacctcatctctgccaaaaatacaaatattatctgGTTGTGGTAGTGTGcacgtgtggtcccagctacttgggaggctgaggtgggagaatcgctggagcaCAGAatgtcaaagctgcagtgaaccactgcaccccagccagaATGACAgggaaagagaccctgtctcagaaataaaaataaataaagagacccATTCTTTCAGACACCCTCATTCTTCTACATAAAACACGGTGCTTTTGACTGAAATGTTTTAAGATGAACTGAAGATTCTCCCATAATCAGGGGCAGTAGATGGAGGTTGCTCCCTTCCTGTTCTTTGAGTTGAAGCAAGGCAGAGGTCTGGAGACTCAAACTGGTAAGTACTCAAACTGGTAAATATATCAACTGCTTTCTTTTCATATGAGGTATTAagctattcttgcattgctatttaaaaaacctgagactgggtaatttataagaaaagagtttgattggctcatggttctgcaggctgtacaggaagcaccagcgtctgcttctgggaaggcctggggaagcttacaatcatggtgaaagagaagcaggcatctcacatggtagAAGCAGAAACAAGAAAGATGGGGGAGGGATGCGCCACACTtctaaacagccagatctcacgagtactcactatcacaaggacggcACAGAGCCATGAGGGACTCACCCGGTGATTCAACCATctcctccccaggccccacctgccacattggggattaaaattcaatatgagatttggaggggacatctAAACTATATCACATGACCATCAGAAAAACAGATGAAGAATTCATGGTTTCTACTGTCCAGAAACTTTTCATCTAGAGCAAACAGATTAATGGCTGAATTCAGCATCCTGTGGTCAGAAGGGAAACGGATTAATGGCTGAATTCAGCATCCTGTGGTCGGAAGGGAAACGGATTAATGGCTGAATTCAGCATCCCGTGGTCGGAAGGGAAATGGATTAATGGCTGAATTCAGCATCCTGTAGTCggaagggagaagggagctgCACAGGGGGCCTTGGCTGCATTTGCTCCATTTCCCTTATGCTGTTCCTTGAGTTCCGATGTCACTACCTGAAGGGCTATTCATGGACGAagaattattgttattgttgtgattatttctatttcttttatcttggtaaaaataagtttttagcTTCTCATATAATTGTCCTAAAAAACCCTACGAGTTTTGCTTAAGTTTCTTGTTATCATGTGTTATAAAAATTGACAGGGAAGTGGCTAAAACAGATTAAAATTACACAAGCTCTAAGAGTCAAGTCTCTGTTGGGAAGGCTTAGGAAAGACAGAACTGGAAATACTCCACCAGCATGAACATCAGAAACatggggtccagtttctgttccAGCCCTGCCCAGATCCACCCTCTTCTAAGGCCTCATCCAGGTCTGGCCTCACCCTAGAGTCTTCTCTCACAGAACTCATTAAAGGAGACCAGAGATTCGGGCGGGGGCTCCTGCTGCCTCTCCTGAGCTGGTGCCCACAGTTTCCTAAAATGGAAAAGCAGATAAGTGGAAGCAAATAATTCTATATTTGGGGGttacaatttctttttcattgaagCTAGCGCTTCTAGAAACACCTCACCTAGCAACTTGTTTTCCATTCCTGCAAATTCAGTAGCTGCTCCACAAGGCACAAGaaggtaaatataaatataaaacatctcTCTGAACAGTTCATCCTTTTTTCTCTATGCCTTCATCTGTCGATATAGCTTTTATTCtgcacattttattttccaggtaaataattttttaaatggaagaaaaaatagaaatgctaGGCCCTTCATTTAAGTCCTGAAAATTACAGAAAACTTAGCACCCAACTCCCCAGGGTGCTATGAGGATTAACTCACATCATGTAATGTTTCCTGAACAGTGCTCTGTAACAGACTTCTGAACACATAGTACGTGCTCAGTAAACATTGTATTAACTCATGTGTACATGTTTTCCAAATGCAGACTTACTCAAACATTGATGCCTTCTCTAGGCTTTCTAAACTGCAAAGAGCCAGCAGAAAATGACATGTTTGAAAATGGCGATTGGTGGCTTCCACTTTGAGCCAAAAGTATTTGTGTTGTGGTAACAGTGTTGGGTGTCAGGAGCTCTGTGCTGTGCCTACTTTCTCTAGGTGAGTGCTACTATATTGGATGTAGTGGAAGAAACATCAGCATTAAGAGGAGACTTTTTAAAGAAGCCAATTCATGGACCccttccaaacccacagaatcaCATTACTAAGAGAGAGCCTGGAATCGGAAATAATTCATATGCACATTGAAACTTGAGaggcagccgggtgtggtgacttatgcctgtaatcccaacactttgggaggtggtagtgggcagataacctgaagtcaggagttcaagaccagcctgggcaacatggccaaaccatgtctctactaaaacatacaaaaattagccaggtgtggtggctggtgcctgtaatcctagctactcgggtggctgagtctgcagaatcccttgaacctgggaagtggaggttgcagtgggccaagatggtgccactgcactcctgcctgtaCAATGAGTGAAAACTCTgtcgaaagaaaagaaagaaagacagacagacagaaagaaagacagacagacagaaagaaagaaagaaagaaagaaagaaagaaagacagacagacttgAGAGGCAAGGCTTAGCTAAGTGGCTCTCGGCCCATGCTTCCAGCCATAATCACATGGCCAGCTTAAAGAAATACCATCACTTGTGCCCTCCCCAGAGACTCTGTCTATTGATCTTCGTGGGAGCATCTATGTGGTTGTAATTAGAAAGTCAAATTTTCCCTCTTTGATGataatataatatcatatatacaaaaattctaAAGACCACCAATAAACTCAGATTTGATAAATTTAATAATGTTTCAGGATGCaaaaatcaaagtacaaaaattgatagcatttttatacactaagGATGATCAAGCTGAGAACTGAATTAAAAAGTCACTTccttttacaacagctacaaaaaaaaggtaaaatgcttagaaatacaATTGGTCAAAGAGATGAATGATcccttcaaggaaaactacaaaacactgatgaaagaaattgtacatgacacaaatgagaaaaacatccccatgcttatggattggaagaattatgATCAATAAAATGACTCtactgcccaaaacaatctacatatTAAATGCAATTCCTACCAAAATGccaatgttattttttataaaattagaaaaaaaacccactaaaattcttatggaaccacaaaaagagcctgaatagtcaaagcaaatctaagcaaagagaataaagctggagatattacattatctgatttaaaattatgctagaaggctgtagtaaccaaaacagcatggtactgatataaatcgacacatagatcaatggtacagaatagagaacctagaaataaagccacatacctacaaatGACTGATCTtttacaaagtcaacaaaaacacacactggaGAAATGACATCctattcaacaaattgtgctggaaaaattatatttccgtatgcagaagaatggaatgggaccCCTGTGtcccaccatatacaaaaatcaactcaatatggattaaaagactaaaatgtaagacctgaaactataaaaatgctagaagaaacTCTAGGataaactcttctagacattgacttGGACatagaatttatgactaagatctcaaaagcagatgtaacaataacaaaaatagacaaCAGCAActcaattaaactaaaaagctcctgAAAATGAGCTTTCTAATTAACACAGTGAACAGAAAACCTATGGAATGAGATAAATGTTTACGAGTTTTGCATGTGACAAAGATCTAATGTCCAGAAtatgcaaggaactcaaacagctcaacaaaaataaaacaagtaacctcattaaaaagcaagcaaagaacatgaacattaaaaaaaaaaaagacactgatgGTCAATGGTCAACAAGCAcgtaaaagatgctcaaccttgtcaatgatcagagaaatgccaattaaaaacCACAAGGTGATACCAACTTACACCatgcagaatggctattactaaaaagcagaaaaatacgCTATCAGCAAGgatagagagaaaagagaacacttatacattgtttGTGGGAAAGTAACTTTCTACAAcctctggaaaacagtatggagatttcaaaatagactaaaaatagaacttccatTTGATTCAGCACTCCCACTGcttggtat
Proteins encoded:
- the LOC134730329 gene encoding LOW QUALITY PROTEIN: protein FRG2-like-1 (The sequence of the model RefSeq protein was modified relative to this genomic sequence to represent the inferred CDS: substituted 1 base at 1 genomic stop codon); this translates as MGKGNEDHDLHCSSIQCSTDQPPFQQISFTEKGSDEKKPFKEKGKTAFSHSSEKHTQRQAGSEPNPNKENSKETKLKAGNSTAGSEPESSSYPENCRKRKISSKDSCQDTAGNCPEKECSLSLNKKSRSSTAVHNSEIQETCDAHHRGRSRACTGRSKRHRSRALGVQTPSIRKSLVTSVRAMSEAVYQDLAQVWAQQIHSPLTCEQLTLLTRLRGPLCAQVQTLYSMATQAAYVFPAESWLVPATLPGPRDSALDREAHPFPGQEITETVSGSDEAKLXAP